One genomic region from Magallana gigas chromosome 3, xbMagGiga1.1, whole genome shotgun sequence encodes:
- the LOC105329409 gene encoding core-binding factor subunit beta isoform X3: MNEVDSESMLSVLTNTLSCEVGIITQRKMPRVVPDQRSTFDNDELFRRLSRECEVKYTGFRDRPLEERQLRFQTECREGHADIAFVATGTNLQLNFESNAWSDKDEDRIPTREYVDFEREPGKVHLKSQFIMNGVCVIWRGWIDLHRLDGIGCIEFDSERAEVEDQLYRQQIEQYNQRLREFEERHRQYQEQQERRSHDEQEFY, from the exons ATGAATGAAGTTGACTCAGAAAGCATGCTGTCAGTACTTACAAACACGTTGTCTTGTGAAGTCGGAATTATCACTCAAAGAAAAATGCCAAGAGTTGTGCCTGATCAAAGATCGACTTTTGATAATGATGAACTCTTTCGAAGACTTAGTAGAGAATGTGAG GTAAAATACACGGGATTCCGAGATCGGCCCTTGGAGGAAAGACAGTTACGATTTCAAACGGAATGTAGGGAGGGTCACGCCGATATA GCCTTTGTAGCCACGGGTACCAATTTACAGTTAAATTTTGAATCCAATGCTTGGTCAGACAAAGATGAGGATAGAATACCTACTAGGGAATATGTTGATTTTGAGAGAGAACCTGGCAAG GTCCACCTAAAGTCCCAGTTTATCATGAATGGAGTATGTGTTATATGGAGGGGATGGATAGACCTACACAGATTAGATGGAATAGGCTGTATAGAGTTTGACTCAGAGAGAGCTGAG GTTGAGGACCAACTGTATCGCCAACAAATAGAACAGTACAACCAAAGGTTACGGGAGTTTGAGGAACGACATAGACAGTATCAAGAGCAACAGGAGAGACGATCCCATGATGAGCAGGAG TTTTATTGA
- the LOC105329409 gene encoding core-binding factor subunit beta isoform X1, which translates to MNEVDSESMLSVLTNTLSCEVGIITQRKMPRVVPDQRSTFDNDELFRRLSRECEVKYTGFRDRPLEERQLRFQTECREGHADIAFVATGTNLQLNFESNAWSDKDEDRIPTREYVDFEREPGKVHLKSQFIMNGVCVIWRGWIDLHRLDGIGCIEFDSERAEVEDQLYRQQIEQYNQRLREFEERHRQYQEQQERRSHDEQEVSSSLQTRGMKPVPELTAKQGGRVLVPVPLRPVAVNDRRSLLPWRHRMYIL; encoded by the exons ATGAATGAAGTTGACTCAGAAAGCATGCTGTCAGTACTTACAAACACGTTGTCTTGTGAAGTCGGAATTATCACTCAAAGAAAAATGCCAAGAGTTGTGCCTGATCAAAGATCGACTTTTGATAATGATGAACTCTTTCGAAGACTTAGTAGAGAATGTGAG GTAAAATACACGGGATTCCGAGATCGGCCCTTGGAGGAAAGACAGTTACGATTTCAAACGGAATGTAGGGAGGGTCACGCCGATATA GCCTTTGTAGCCACGGGTACCAATTTACAGTTAAATTTTGAATCCAATGCTTGGTCAGACAAAGATGAGGATAGAATACCTACTAGGGAATATGTTGATTTTGAGAGAGAACCTGGCAAG GTCCACCTAAAGTCCCAGTTTATCATGAATGGAGTATGTGTTATATGGAGGGGATGGATAGACCTACACAGATTAGATGGAATAGGCTGTATAGAGTTTGACTCAGAGAGAGCTGAG GTTGAGGACCAACTGTATCGCCAACAAATAGAACAGTACAACCAAAGGTTACGGGAGTTTGAGGAACGACATAGACAGTATCAAGAGCAACAGGAGAGACGATCCCATGATGAGCAGGAG GTGAGTTCAAGCCTACAAACCAGGGGAATGAAACCCGTCCCGGAGCTGACAGCAAA ACAAGGCGGGAGGGTTCTCGTGCCAGTCCCCCTGAGACCAGTGGCAGTGAATGACCGGCGTTCGCTGTTGCCTTGGAGACATCGAATGTATATTCTGTAA
- the LOC105329409 gene encoding core-binding factor subunit beta isoform X2, whose amino-acid sequence MNEVDSESMLSVLTNTLSCEVGIITQRKMPRVVPDQRSTFDNDELFRRLSRECEVKYTGFRDRPLEERQLRFQTECREGHADIAFVATGTNLQLNFESNAWSDKDEDRIPTREYVDFEREPGKVHLKSQFIMNGVCVIWRGWIDLHRLDGIGCIEFDSERAEVEDQLYRQQIEQYNQRLREFEERHRQYQEQQERRSHDEQEEGF is encoded by the exons ATGAATGAAGTTGACTCAGAAAGCATGCTGTCAGTACTTACAAACACGTTGTCTTGTGAAGTCGGAATTATCACTCAAAGAAAAATGCCAAGAGTTGTGCCTGATCAAAGATCGACTTTTGATAATGATGAACTCTTTCGAAGACTTAGTAGAGAATGTGAG GTAAAATACACGGGATTCCGAGATCGGCCCTTGGAGGAAAGACAGTTACGATTTCAAACGGAATGTAGGGAGGGTCACGCCGATATA GCCTTTGTAGCCACGGGTACCAATTTACAGTTAAATTTTGAATCCAATGCTTGGTCAGACAAAGATGAGGATAGAATACCTACTAGGGAATATGTTGATTTTGAGAGAGAACCTGGCAAG GTCCACCTAAAGTCCCAGTTTATCATGAATGGAGTATGTGTTATATGGAGGGGATGGATAGACCTACACAGATTAGATGGAATAGGCTGTATAGAGTTTGACTCAGAGAGAGCTGAG GTTGAGGACCAACTGTATCGCCAACAAATAGAACAGTACAACCAAAGGTTACGGGAGTTTGAGGAACGACATAGACAGTATCAAGAGCAACAGGAGAGACGATCCCATGATGAGCAGGAG GAGGGTTTTTGA